A genomic window from Sulfurospirillum diekertiae includes:
- a CDS encoding thermonuclease family protein: MYKKLIIVSLLATFPLLAIESAGVVTKISDSSTLHMVLGQSEETVRILYIDVPEKFSNAKLNRDAKKLGVPAKDIQELGKLASDYASKFFKKGDKVIVESDKKDQAGRILATVNKNSVDYSLQMIEDGFACINKKAAYPGELEKALKNAKEEKKGLWAINYDVMNKLCR, from the coding sequence ATGTATAAAAAACTCATCATAGTATCTCTACTCGCAACATTTCCGCTTCTTGCCATAGAGAGTGCTGGCGTTGTTACTAAAATTTCTGATAGTTCTACACTACATATGGTGTTAGGGCAATCTGAGGAAACCGTTAGAATCCTCTACATCGATGTACCGGAAAAATTTAGTAATGCAAAGCTAAATAGAGATGCTAAAAAACTAGGTGTTCCTGCAAAAGATATCCAAGAATTAGGAAAGTTGGCAAGCGACTATGCTTCTAAGTTTTTTAAAAAAGGTGACAAGGTTATTGTTGAGTCAGACAAAAAAGATCAAGCGGGACGAATACTCGCAACCGTAAATAAAAATAGTGTTGATTACTCATTACAAATGATTGAAGATGGTTTTGCCTGTATTAATAAAAAAGCTGCCTATCCTGGTGAGCTTGAAAAAGCTTTGAAAAATGCGAAGGAAGAGAAAAAAGGTCTTTGGGCAATTAATTATGATGTTATGAATAAATTGTGCCGATAA
- a CDS encoding bifunctional 3,4-dihydroxy-2-butanone 4-phosphate synthase/GTP cyclohydrolase II, which translates to MPIQRVKQAIEDIKHGKMVMMVDDEDRENEGDLVFAATFSTPDKVNFMASEAKGLICAPVTEEIANRLNLNPMVKNNDSQHETAFTVSVDARVCTTGISAYERDITIKILADALSQPSELVKPGHIFPLIARKGGTLVRTGHTEGSVDLCRLAGLYEVAVICEVMKEDGHMARRDDLDIFCKKHDMNIVYISDIVAYRMQSESLVREVFSSNAQFFGAQTRKIDMVDHEGNHHIVYAFGEIGKTSAVKFHHILPDNELFANEKKYQGILKAIEYLKKNNGVFIFVDSEYTTNPELREFGIGAQILKKLGIENIDLISITSRKDYVGLSGFGLNINQEIVL; encoded by the coding sequence ATGCCGATACAAAGAGTCAAACAAGCGATAGAAGATATCAAGCATGGCAAGATGGTAATGATGGTGGATGATGAAGATAGGGAAAACGAGGGTGACCTTGTTTTTGCAGCAACATTTTCGACTCCTGATAAAGTCAACTTTATGGCTTCGGAAGCCAAAGGTTTGATCTGTGCACCTGTTACAGAAGAGATCGCTAATCGTTTGAATCTTAATCCAATGGTGAAGAACAATGACTCTCAGCACGAAACTGCCTTTACGGTTTCCGTGGATGCTCGTGTGTGTACGACGGGAATTTCTGCGTATGAGCGCGACATTACGATCAAAATTCTTGCGGATGCGCTCAGCCAACCTTCCGAGCTTGTTAAACCAGGTCATATCTTCCCACTCATAGCGCGTAAAGGTGGAACACTGGTTCGTACGGGGCATACAGAGGGTTCGGTTGATCTGTGCCGTTTAGCAGGTCTTTATGAAGTTGCTGTTATTTGTGAAGTGATGAAAGAAGATGGTCACATGGCACGCCGTGATGATCTAGATATTTTTTGTAAAAAACATGATATGAATATTGTTTACATTTCAGATATTGTGGCGTATCGTATGCAATCAGAGTCATTGGTGCGAGAAGTATTTTCGTCCAATGCTCAGTTTTTTGGGGCACAAACTCGTAAAATTGATATGGTTGATCATGAAGGAAACCATCATATCGTTTATGCTTTTGGTGAAATTGGAAAGACGAGTGCAGTGAAGTTTCACCATATTTTGCCAGACAATGAGCTTTTTGCTAATGAAAAAAAATACCAAGGTATTTTAAAAGCGATTGAGTATCTTAAAAAGAACAATGGTGTTTTCATTTTTGTCGATAGCGAATACACCACCAACCCAGAACTTCGAGAGTTTGGTATTGGAGCGCAAATTCTTAAAAAATTGGGCATTGAAAATATTGATCTTATTTCGATTACGTCACGTAAAGATTATGTTGGCTTGTCAGGTTTTGGGCTCAATATCAATCAAGAGATCGTTCTTTAA
- the ybaK gene encoding Cys-tRNA(Pro) deacylase, whose protein sequence is MSLKKTNAARFLDTLKLPYEMTSYEVDEEDLSATHAAHALGVDAACVFKTLVARDDAKHIIVACIPAAEEIDLKALAKVAGVKRCELVAVKELLGLTGYIRGGCSPLAMKKAYPTFIDTSITTHEKVYVSAGLRGVQLYLAPTILIQASKAICEPLIKL, encoded by the coding sequence ATGAGCCTAAAAAAAACCAATGCGGCGCGTTTTTTGGATACGCTCAAACTACCGTATGAGATGACTTCGTATGAAGTGGATGAAGAAGATTTGAGTGCGACACATGCAGCACATGCACTTGGGGTAGATGCGGCGTGTGTGTTTAAAACACTGGTTGCGAGAGATGACGCAAAACATATTATTGTAGCATGTATTCCTGCCGCTGAGGAGATTGACCTCAAAGCCTTAGCCAAAGTGGCTGGTGTAAAACGCTGTGAACTCGTTGCGGTTAAAGAGCTATTAGGACTTACAGGATACATTCGTGGTGGCTGTTCACCCCTTGCGATGAAAAAAGCCTATCCAACGTTTATCGACACATCGATCACCACGCACGAGAAAGTTTATGTCAGCGCAGGGCTTCGAGGTGTGCAACTTTACCTAGCGCCGACTATTCTTATACAAGCATCTAAAGCCATCTGTGAGCCTTTAATAAAGCTGTAA
- a CDS encoding FIST signal transduction protein, translated as MFESISFIKRVEDLPRVLKKGSYLLLIAEETPFLEIQKMADVEVCGAIFPRVIFNGKSFAEGIIVAKLLPTTTMQIIDISDLSRFDPPQNICSIFAILDGFSARIDEFLEEFYSLIPKNTKLIGGGAGKSNLIQEPVIFDMQRYYLNNAIILSSVSTIGLGVKHGWKPLVGPFIATNSHDNILEKINFKDAFDVYKEAIEKDGGLDFDTTPFFQISQRYPLGIVRYKKDFIVREPVTTNGKNIVLVGKLDSNSVLSILKGEKEEIISAAHDAALLSRCEIPDESIQSVLLVDCISRFLFLDKDFSKEIKAIANAYPSKTMIWGILSLGEIANADQECIEFYNNTCVVGTL; from the coding sequence ATGTTTGAAAGTATCTCCTTTATTAAGCGAGTTGAAGATTTGCCAAGGGTGCTTAAAAAAGGCTCTTATCTTTTACTAATAGCAGAAGAAACACCCTTTTTGGAAATCCAAAAAATGGCAGATGTCGAGGTATGTGGTGCTATTTTCCCAAGAGTTATTTTTAATGGAAAAAGTTTTGCTGAAGGCATTATTGTAGCAAAGCTCCTCCCTACGACAACCATGCAAATCATTGATATTAGTGATCTTTCGAGATTCGATCCTCCTCAAAATATCTGCTCTATTTTTGCGATTCTTGATGGATTTTCAGCACGAATAGATGAGTTTTTGGAAGAATTTTACTCGCTGATTCCCAAAAATACAAAATTAATTGGTGGTGGGGCAGGGAAATCAAACCTGATACAAGAACCCGTTATCTTTGACATGCAACGCTATTACCTCAATAATGCCATCATCCTTTCATCTGTCAGTACCATTGGACTGGGTGTCAAACATGGGTGGAAACCTCTCGTTGGACCTTTCATCGCAACCAATAGCCATGACAATATCTTAGAAAAAATCAACTTTAAAGATGCCTTTGATGTCTATAAAGAAGCCATAGAAAAAGACGGGGGCTTAGATTTTGATACGACTCCTTTTTTTCAAATTTCACAACGATACCCACTGGGAATTGTGCGGTATAAGAAAGATTTTATTGTCAGAGAACCTGTCACAACCAATGGAAAAAATATTGTTTTAGTGGGGAAGCTTGACTCAAATTCTGTTTTGTCTATTCTTAAAGGAGAAAAAGAGGAGATTATCAGCGCCGCACACGATGCCGCTTTACTTTCACGTTGTGAGATCCCTGATGAGTCGATTCAATCCGTGTTACTCGTCGATTGTATTTCTCGTTTTTTATTTTTAGATAAAGATTTCTCAAAAGAGATCAAAGCCATTGCCAATGCCTATCCATCTAAAACAATGATTTGGGGCATCCTCAGTCTTGGTGAAATTGCCAATGCCGATCAAGAGTGCATCGAATTTTACAATAATACCTGTGTCGTGGGTACACTTTAA